A DNA window from Anas platyrhynchos isolate ZD024472 breed Pekin duck chromosome 33, IASCAAS_PekinDuck_T2T, whole genome shotgun sequence contains the following coding sequences:
- the LOC140000326 gene encoding maestro heat-like repeat-containing protein family member 7: MKRTVHRSLLPLYFHMRDQSESVAKASGEALAVAAEFLRRKELKRLAQTEQTWRIGECLLQQDRGRVEEYLQQSQPYLQATQTNLRLEAVRFIGLAARYCEDQSEEKLNEILSALQPLCNDPNPTVRYTTVQTTKILTSRRYRMSELLS, translated from the exons atgaagaggacagtgcacaggagccttctcccactctactttcacatgagagaccagagtgagagcgtagcaaag gcctctggggaagctctcgccgtggctgcagagtttctgcgacgcaaggagctcaagcgcttggcccagacagaacagacgtggaggattggggagtgcttg ctgcagcaggacagaggcagagtagaagaatacctgcagcagagccagccctacctgcaggccactcagaccaacttgcgacttgaggccgtcagattcattg gtcttgctgcgcgctactgcgaggaccagagcgaggagaagctgaatgaaatcctcagcg cccTCCAGCCTTTATGTAACGACCCGAATCCCACGGTCCGTTACACGACAGTTCAAACCACCAAGATCCTGACGTCAAGGCGTTACAGAATGTCAGAACTGCTATCTtga